From the genome of Brevibacterium sp. JSBI002, one region includes:
- a CDS encoding glutamine synthetase family protein, translating to MSTAPSPLTLDQLQNDIASGEVDTVLVAATDMQGRLQGKRITGRFFIDEVMENGTEGCSYLLAADVEMNTVDGFALTSWEHGYGDLMFVPDFSTLRRVPWHPRSVMVQCDLARTDGTPLAVSPRQVLKAQLERLEKLGFAPIGATELEFALYNTSYRDAMASDYRNLEAASIYNIDYSLFGTGQVEDYLRRLRNEMDGAGLYTESAKGECNLGQLEVGFRYTDILATCDNHVVYKLGAKQIADQQGRSVTFMAKPNDREGSSCHIHMSLNDNDGKPVFGVGHGSEMSETMKHFVAGVVATQYDFTYLYAPNINSYKRFAEGSFAPTAVGWGWDNRTCAVRIVGHGPALRFEQRVPGADANPYLACAALVAAGIHGLENRLELPEALAGNAYTQDVPHIPRRLHDAVSAFDSSSAARAAFGDEVVDHYAHAGRVEMAAFDAAVTDWEVRRGFERL from the coding sequence ATGAGCACTGCCCCATCACCGTTGACCCTTGATCAGCTGCAGAACGACATTGCGTCCGGAGAGGTCGACACTGTCCTCGTCGCCGCGACAGATATGCAGGGACGACTCCAGGGCAAACGGATCACGGGACGATTCTTCATCGACGAAGTGATGGAAAACGGGACCGAAGGCTGCAGCTACCTGCTCGCTGCCGACGTCGAGATGAACACCGTCGACGGCTTCGCGCTGACCTCCTGGGAACACGGCTACGGTGACCTGATGTTCGTGCCCGACTTCTCGACTCTGCGTCGCGTCCCCTGGCATCCACGATCCGTGATGGTCCAATGCGACCTGGCGCGTACCGACGGAACTCCATTGGCGGTCTCCCCACGGCAGGTGCTCAAGGCTCAGCTCGAACGCCTCGAGAAGCTCGGATTTGCGCCGATCGGAGCCACCGAGCTCGAATTCGCCCTGTACAACACGAGCTACCGGGACGCCATGGCCAGCGACTACCGCAACCTCGAAGCGGCCAGCATCTACAACATCGACTATTCGCTCTTCGGCACAGGGCAGGTCGAAGACTATCTCCGCCGGCTGCGCAACGAGATGGACGGCGCCGGGCTCTACACGGAGAGTGCGAAAGGCGAGTGCAACCTCGGGCAGCTCGAGGTCGGATTCCGCTACACGGACATCCTCGCCACCTGCGATAACCACGTTGTGTACAAACTCGGTGCCAAGCAGATCGCAGACCAGCAGGGCCGCTCGGTGACCTTCATGGCCAAACCCAATGACCGTGAAGGCAGCTCATGCCATATCCACATGAGCCTCAACGACAATGATGGAAAACCCGTATTCGGAGTCGGTCACGGCTCGGAGATGTCGGAGACGATGAAGCATTTCGTGGCAGGGGTCGTCGCCACCCAATACGACTTCACCTACCTCTACGCGCCGAATATCAACTCGTACAAGCGCTTCGCCGAGGGGTCCTTTGCTCCAACCGCCGTGGGTTGGGGATGGGACAATCGCACCTGCGCCGTCCGCATCGTCGGCCACGGCCCTGCTCTGCGCTTCGAACAGCGAGTCCCCGGTGCCGATGCCAACCCGTACCTCGCCTGCGCGGCACTCGTCGCCGCTGGAATCCACGGATTGGAGAACAGGCTGGAACTGCCGGAGGCCCTGGCCGGCAATGCCTACACTCAAGACGTACCGCACATTCCGAGGCGCCTCCACGATGCGGTCTCCGCATTCGACTCATCATCGGCTGCACGCGCAGCGTTCGGCGACGAAGTCGTCGACCACTACGCTCACGCCGGTCGGGTCGAAATGGCTGCTTTCGACGCGGCCGTCACCGATTGGGAGGTCCGACGTGGCTTCGAACGGCTCTGA
- a CDS encoding gamma-glutamyl-gamma-aminobutyrate hydrolase family protein, giving the protein MASNGSDSSGSRRPLIGLPTYYGRGQYGVWDRDAAFLPSVYVTAVTRAGGRVVLLPPEEPWSAAEAAELDGFVLTGGDDVDPRLYGAEPHERTQEPNLRRDRFEVSLYEHAQAADIPVLAICRGAQIVNTVHGGTLHQHVPDLPGLDPHEAEIKDEFAEVAVTTVPETTTAAIIGTGATVRCHHHQSIDRLGEELVLSARAQDGTVEAFEDDEARMVAVQWHPEETLDDLRLFADLVERARKRVHTRMTETKEEARL; this is encoded by the coding sequence GTGGCTTCGAACGGCTCTGACTCGTCCGGGTCCCGACGGCCGCTCATCGGTCTGCCGACCTACTACGGGAGAGGTCAATACGGAGTCTGGGACCGTGACGCCGCCTTCCTGCCCAGCGTCTACGTCACCGCGGTCACCCGCGCCGGTGGCCGTGTCGTGCTCCTTCCCCCGGAGGAACCGTGGTCGGCCGCCGAAGCGGCCGAACTCGACGGATTCGTGCTCACCGGCGGAGACGACGTCGACCCCCGGCTCTACGGCGCCGAACCGCATGAACGCACCCAGGAGCCCAACCTGCGCCGTGACCGGTTCGAAGTGAGCCTGTACGAACATGCACAAGCAGCCGATATCCCGGTGCTCGCGATCTGCCGCGGAGCTCAGATCGTCAACACCGTCCATGGCGGCACCCTCCACCAGCATGTGCCGGACCTCCCCGGTCTTGATCCGCACGAAGCGGAGATCAAAGACGAATTCGCCGAGGTGGCCGTGACCACCGTGCCCGAAACGACGACCGCCGCGATCATCGGTACCGGAGCCACGGTTCGGTGCCATCATCATCAATCGATCGACCGCCTCGGCGAGGAATTGGTTCTGTCTGCCCGGGCGCAGGACGGCACTGTCGAAGCTTTCGAAGACGATGAGGCGAGGATGGTGGCGGTGCAGTGGCATCCAGAAGAGACTCTCGACGACCTGAGGCTCTTCGCCGACCTCGTTGAGAGAGCCCGAAAACGTGTGCATACCCGAATGACGGAGACGAAAGAGGAGGCTCGACTATGA
- a CDS encoding catalase, with protein sequence MTQHTDHEYAGHDSTKATTTESGAPRESDAHSLSVGANGPLMLHDVALVEKLARFDRERVPERSPHAKGSGAFGELEVTEDVSKYTKADFLQPGKKTPMLARFSTVAGELGSPDSWRDVRGFALKFYTEEGNFDMVGNNTPVFFVRDPMKFPDFIHSQKRLPDSGLRSNNMQWDFWSLSPESAHQVSYLMGPRGLPKSWRHMNGYSSHTYMWVNAEGEKFWVQYHFHTDQGVENMSNEEAGRMAGEDADMHRRDLFDAIERGDYPSWTFSVQIMPYEDSKDYRFNPFDLTKIWSKKDYPLIKVGKFTLNENPSNHFAQIEQAAFSPSNTVPGTGLSPDKMLLGRVFSYPDAQRNRIGTNFNQLPVNAPVTKTNSYDKEGQMEYHHSGNAPVYAPNSYGRSYQDEQGPVDNGWEADGELVRSAYSLHAEDDDFGQAHTLVREVYTEEERQGLIETVAGGLSDGVEEPVLSNAIQYWKNIDAEVGAAIEAKVKG encoded by the coding sequence ATGACGCAACATACAGATCATGAATATGCTGGCCACGACAGTACGAAGGCAACGACCACCGAGTCCGGTGCGCCGCGGGAATCCGATGCTCACTCGCTGAGTGTGGGCGCGAACGGGCCGCTGATGCTCCACGACGTGGCTCTGGTCGAGAAGCTTGCTCGCTTCGACCGTGAGCGAGTTCCCGAGCGCAGCCCCCACGCAAAGGGATCCGGCGCATTCGGCGAGCTCGAAGTCACCGAAGACGTCTCCAAGTACACGAAGGCCGACTTCCTGCAGCCGGGCAAGAAGACCCCGATGCTCGCCCGCTTCTCCACCGTCGCCGGTGAACTAGGCTCGCCCGACTCGTGGCGCGACGTGCGCGGATTCGCGCTGAAGTTCTACACCGAAGAGGGCAACTTCGACATGGTGGGCAACAACACCCCCGTGTTCTTCGTCCGTGATCCCATGAAGTTCCCCGACTTCATTCACTCGCAGAAGCGCCTGCCCGACTCCGGTCTGCGGAGCAACAATATGCAGTGGGACTTCTGGTCGCTCTCGCCTGAGTCGGCTCACCAGGTCTCCTACCTCATGGGACCCCGCGGCCTGCCCAAGAGCTGGCGCCACATGAACGGCTACTCCTCGCACACCTACATGTGGGTCAACGCCGAGGGCGAGAAGTTCTGGGTCCAGTACCATTTCCACACCGACCAGGGCGTGGAGAACATGAGCAACGAGGAAGCCGGTCGGATGGCGGGCGAGGATGCGGACATGCATCGCCGCGACCTGTTCGATGCCATCGAGCGCGGCGACTACCCGTCCTGGACCTTCAGCGTGCAGATCATGCCCTACGAAGACTCCAAGGACTACCGCTTCAACCCCTTCGACCTGACCAAGATCTGGTCGAAGAAGGACTACCCGCTCATCAAGGTCGGCAAGTTCACCCTCAACGAGAACCCCTCGAACCACTTCGCACAGATCGAGCAGGCTGCCTTCAGCCCCTCGAACACCGTGCCGGGAACCGGGCTCTCGCCGGACAAGATGCTGCTGGGCCGCGTGTTCTCCTACCCGGATGCACAGCGCAACCGCATCGGCACGAACTTTAACCAGCTGCCGGTCAACGCCCCTGTCACGAAGACGAATTCGTACGACAAGGAAGGCCAGATGGAGTACCACCACTCGGGTAATGCGCCCGTCTACGCCCCGAACTCGTACGGACGCTCCTACCAGGACGAGCAGGGCCCGGTCGACAACGGCTGGGAGGCCGACGGCGAGCTGGTGCGCAGCGCCTACAGCCTGCACGCCGAGGACGACGACTTCGGCCAGGCACACACCCTGGTCCGTGAGGTTTACACCGAGGAGGAGCGCCAGGGTCTCATCGAGACCGTCGCGGGCGGACTCTCCGACGGAGTCGAGGAGCCGGTGCTGTCGAATGCGATCCAGTACTGGAAGAACATCGACGCCGAGGTCGGCGCGGCTATCGAGGCCAAGGTCAAGGGCTGA
- a CDS encoding aconitate hydratase: MAENVAQKLIRSHLESGELTPGNELGIRIDQTLTQDATGTLVMLELEALGLDRIRTDLSVQYVDHNLLQTDEKNPEDHEFLRSAAARFGLWFSPAGNGVSHPVHQSRFGKPGTTLIGSDSHTCAAGALGMLAIGVGGLEIAMAMAGEPLFISAPQIMGVELTGTLPDWVSAKDVILEMLRRHGVKGGVGKIIEYHGDGLRNLTAMDRHVIANMGAELGATATVFPADDAVRDYLEAVDRAEDFTRIEADEGAEYDLTDSIDLSQLEPLIAAPSSPGNVTPVREVAGEDVFQVVVGSSANPGLRDFAVVAETLADRQIDQQISLDINPTSREVLADLIAGGWLTSLVASGARIHQSGCMGCIGMGQAPAVGRNSLRTMPRNFPGRSGTDEDSVWLCSPETAAAAALTGKITDPRDLDMDYPEVRLPEKFSANHKMLVPPLEPEEARNVELVKGTNISTLPNFDPLPDDIDLEILLKVGDNVSTDEIMPAGSRVLPYRSNIPKISEFVYIQVDDTYATRAADHDGGHAIVGGENYGQGSSREHAVIAPRYLGLRVVVAKSLARIHWQNLANFGVLALEFTDDSDYESLSQGDVLEFRGLRDELGAGMTITAEAAGRKFEFRHGLSPRQVEMVLAGGRIAQRAANLS; the protein is encoded by the coding sequence ATGGCTGAGAACGTTGCTCAGAAGCTCATCCGATCACATCTGGAGTCCGGGGAGCTCACTCCCGGAAACGAACTCGGGATCCGGATCGACCAGACGCTCACCCAGGATGCGACGGGCACCCTGGTCATGCTCGAACTCGAGGCGCTCGGCCTCGACCGGATCCGCACGGATCTGTCCGTGCAGTACGTCGATCACAACCTGCTGCAGACCGATGAGAAGAACCCGGAGGACCACGAGTTCCTCCGCTCTGCCGCGGCACGGTTCGGTCTGTGGTTCTCCCCTGCCGGCAACGGCGTCTCCCACCCTGTCCACCAGTCACGGTTCGGAAAGCCCGGGACGACTCTCATCGGCTCGGACTCCCACACCTGTGCCGCCGGCGCTTTGGGAATGCTCGCCATAGGCGTCGGCGGACTCGAGATCGCCATGGCCATGGCCGGTGAACCCCTCTTCATCAGCGCCCCGCAGATCATGGGCGTCGAACTCACAGGCACATTGCCCGACTGGGTCTCAGCCAAGGACGTCATCCTCGAAATGCTGCGTCGTCACGGGGTCAAAGGCGGAGTCGGGAAGATCATCGAATATCACGGGGACGGGTTGCGGAACCTCACGGCCATGGACCGTCACGTGATTGCGAATATGGGGGCCGAACTCGGCGCCACCGCCACGGTCTTCCCCGCCGATGATGCCGTCCGCGACTACTTGGAAGCCGTTGACCGAGCCGAGGACTTCACCCGCATCGAGGCCGACGAAGGTGCCGAATACGATCTCACCGACAGCATCGATCTCTCGCAGCTCGAACCGCTCATCGCCGCGCCGTCGTCTCCGGGCAACGTCACTCCAGTGCGCGAGGTCGCCGGTGAGGACGTCTTCCAGGTCGTCGTCGGCTCCTCGGCGAACCCAGGGCTGCGGGACTTCGCCGTCGTCGCCGAAACACTTGCCGACCGCCAGATTGATCAGCAGATTTCGCTCGACATCAACCCCACCTCACGTGAGGTCCTTGCCGACCTCATCGCCGGCGGATGGCTGACCTCACTGGTGGCTTCCGGGGCCCGGATTCACCAATCCGGCTGCATGGGCTGCATCGGCATGGGCCAGGCACCGGCGGTCGGGCGCAACAGTCTGCGCACCATGCCGCGCAACTTCCCCGGTCGCTCCGGCACCGATGAGGATTCCGTGTGGCTGTGTTCTCCGGAGACTGCCGCGGCCGCCGCGCTGACCGGGAAGATCACCGATCCCCGCGACCTCGACATGGACTATCCCGAGGTGCGGCTGCCGGAGAAGTTCTCCGCAAACCACAAGATGCTTGTTCCACCTCTGGAACCGGAGGAAGCCCGGAACGTCGAACTCGTCAAGGGAACGAACATTTCGACCCTGCCGAATTTCGACCCGCTGCCCGATGACATCGACCTGGAGATCCTGCTCAAGGTCGGCGACAACGTCTCTACAGACGAGATCATGCCCGCCGGATCCCGCGTTCTGCCGTATCGGTCGAACATCCCGAAGATCTCCGAGTTCGTCTATATCCAGGTCGATGACACCTATGCCACCCGTGCCGCCGACCACGACGGAGGACACGCGATCGTTGGTGGGGAGAACTACGGTCAGGGGTCCTCTCGCGAGCATGCGGTCATCGCTCCGCGCTATCTCGGACTGCGGGTAGTGGTGGCGAAGTCGTTGGCGCGGATCCATTGGCAGAACCTTGCGAACTTCGGCGTCCTCGCCCTCGAGTTCACGGACGATTCCGACTACGAATCCCTGTCCCAGGGTGATGTGCTCGAGTTCCGTGGTCTGCGCGATGAGCTCGGTGCGGGGATGACGATCACCGCCGAGGCGGCCGGCCGAAAGTTCGAATTCCGCCATGGCCTGTCGCCGCGTCAGGTCGAGATGGTCCTCGCCGGTGGTCGCATCGCCCAGCGCGCCGCGAACCTCAGTTGA
- a CDS encoding FadR/GntR family transcriptional regulator: protein MSAERSTAPQGQIAALRAIAPARSANVFEETIECLLQIIRLGVIPPGDRFPPERELAEQFGVSRATLREAISELQAAGWVSVRRGRGGGTFVTKSRANIGPGGVVPAGTKRTDDSPGRGFSPEAVDDTLLWRKVIEIGIAEVAAAQDLTAAQRGQLTAALEASRDSDMSSYRRLDSQLHLTWAQMTGSPSLVRSMVESRTRANKLLERIPMIEPNLVHSHEQHLHIHEAILAGDPEAARVAMAEHLDGTAALLRGFLASPQ from the coding sequence ATGAGCGCAGAGAGGTCGACCGCACCGCAAGGGCAGATAGCTGCTCTGCGGGCGATCGCCCCTGCGCGTTCGGCAAATGTCTTCGAAGAGACCATCGAATGCCTGCTGCAGATCATCCGGCTCGGGGTCATTCCTCCCGGCGACCGTTTCCCTCCCGAACGTGAATTGGCCGAACAGTTCGGAGTCTCACGGGCGACATTGCGCGAAGCGATCTCCGAACTGCAAGCCGCCGGCTGGGTGAGCGTGCGACGCGGTCGCGGCGGCGGGACATTCGTGACGAAGTCTCGTGCGAATATCGGTCCCGGGGGCGTCGTGCCTGCGGGAACGAAGCGGACCGATGACAGTCCCGGCCGCGGATTCTCGCCCGAAGCAGTCGATGACACTCTCCTGTGGCGCAAGGTCATCGAGATCGGCATCGCCGAGGTGGCTGCTGCACAGGATCTCACCGCGGCTCAGCGCGGTCAGCTGACGGCCGCCCTCGAGGCGAGCCGGGATTCCGATATGTCTTCGTACCGGCGACTCGATTCGCAGCTGCACCTGACCTGGGCGCAGATGACCGGTTCGCCGAGTCTCGTGCGCTCGATGGTCGAGAGCCGGACTCGAGCGAACAAGCTGCTCGAACGCATCCCGATGATCGAGCCCAACCTCGTCCACTCTCACGAACAGCATCTGCACATCCATGAGGCGATCCTCGCCGGGGATCCCGAGGCTGCTCGTGTTGCTATGGCCGAACACCTCGATGGCACTGCGGCTCTCTTGAGAGGCTTCCTCGCCTCACCCCAATAA
- a CDS encoding aldehyde dehydrogenase family protein gives MTDVLNPATEERITAVAGHTVESTRDAIGRAADAFQRWRTTAPAERAELLRAFARAVDADIENLAQLEVAEAGHTIGNARGEAGNVRDVLNYFAGGVERHLGDQIPVVGGVDITFNEPLGVVGIIVPWNFPMPIAGWGFVPALAAGNTVVLKPAELTPLTAIRLGELAVEAGIPADVFQVLPGRGSVVGQTFTDDPRVAKIVFTGSTEVGQKILADSATTMKRTTLELGGKSANIVFADADLEKAAATAPYGVFDNAGQDCCARSRILVEDSVFDRFLELLEPAVKGVKVGDPGSDESEMGPLISAGHLETVTSFLDGVDIAFTGDAPTGTGYWLKPSVVLPKSPQDRIVTEEVFGPVVTVQRFRDEAEAIAMANDSHYGLSGSIWTRDIGRGLRAARGVDTGALSVNSHSAVRYSTPFGGFKRSGIGRELGPHAMDSFTETKNVFIATD, from the coding sequence ATGACCGATGTGCTCAATCCTGCGACCGAAGAACGGATCACCGCGGTCGCAGGACATACCGTCGAATCGACACGCGACGCCATCGGCCGCGCGGCGGATGCATTTCAGCGGTGGCGGACAACCGCACCGGCAGAACGTGCGGAGCTGCTGAGGGCCTTCGCCCGGGCGGTCGACGCTGACATCGAAAACCTCGCCCAACTCGAAGTCGCAGAAGCCGGCCACACGATCGGCAACGCACGCGGGGAAGCGGGAAACGTCCGCGATGTGCTCAACTACTTCGCCGGGGGAGTGGAGCGCCACCTCGGCGATCAGATTCCGGTTGTCGGGGGAGTGGACATCACCTTCAACGAACCGCTCGGAGTCGTGGGCATCATCGTTCCTTGGAACTTCCCGATGCCGATTGCCGGGTGGGGGTTCGTCCCGGCCCTGGCAGCGGGAAACACCGTGGTTCTCAAACCTGCCGAACTCACCCCTCTGACGGCGATCCGCCTCGGAGAATTGGCCGTGGAGGCGGGGATTCCCGCTGACGTCTTCCAAGTTCTGCCCGGCCGGGGATCCGTCGTCGGCCAGACCTTCACCGATGATCCCCGGGTCGCGAAGATCGTGTTCACGGGATCGACCGAGGTGGGGCAGAAGATCCTTGCAGACTCGGCGACGACGATGAAGCGGACGACCCTGGAACTCGGCGGCAAATCCGCGAACATCGTCTTTGCCGATGCCGACCTCGAAAAGGCGGCAGCCACCGCACCTTACGGTGTCTTCGACAATGCCGGCCAGGACTGCTGTGCGCGGTCACGGATCCTCGTCGAAGACTCGGTGTTCGACCGTTTCCTCGAGCTTCTGGAACCGGCAGTCAAGGGTGTCAAGGTCGGTGACCCCGGTTCGGACGAGTCAGAGATGGGGCCGCTGATCTCTGCCGGGCATCTGGAAACGGTCACGTCATTCCTCGACGGCGTCGATATTGCGTTCACCGGCGATGCGCCGACCGGGACCGGCTATTGGCTGAAGCCCAGCGTCGTGCTGCCGAAGTCGCCGCAGGACCGCATCGTCACCGAAGAGGTCTTCGGACCTGTCGTCACTGTGCAGCGGTTCCGGGACGAGGCCGAAGCGATCGCGATGGCCAATGATTCCCATTACGGACTCTCCGGGTCGATCTGGACGCGCGACATCGGCCGCGGGCTGCGAGCTGCCCGCGGAGTCGACACCGGCGCGCTCTCGGTGAACTCGCATTCGGCAGTCCGCTACTCCACCCCATTCGGCGGATTCAAACGGTCGGGCATCGGACGGGAACTCGGGCCCCACGCGATGGACTCCTTCACCGAGACGAAGAACGTCTTCATCGCCACCGACTGA
- a CDS encoding amino acid permease: MSNDATPPADPAKKPIPGAGSSPAAAGLSDDEAGLAELGYKQELKRGMSGFGNFAVSFSIISILAGCITSYSIALGSGGPSAITIGWPLVGIFVLCVALAMAEVCSKYPTAGGLYFWAGRLAKRNKRHWAWYVGWFNFLGEVAVTAAIDYGAATTMMAFAALTFGVVPTALNTFGLFLVIIVIHGLLNTFGVNLVNLLSGVSAWWHIVGVLIIVGALWIMPTKHQSFSWTMTAWHNETGFTFMPFVFLMGLLMAQYTYTGYDASAHVAEETKNAAIAAPKGIVMSVLISIIGGWILLYSITASIQDGSEAGLTALNATETGLPPAQVFLDALNNPTMAKFLLFIVCGAQFFCGMASVTANSRMSYAFSRDDAIPGSRWWKKVNPRTGTPTNSIWLCIVLSTVLTLPALFNETAYLAVTSVAVIGLYIAYVAPVLLRRLKGKDFQNGPWNLGKWSGVIGWIAVVWVIFICILFVLPPSLPITISTFNYSPVAVLAVALIAVILWYARGKKHFMQHLDKDQLAIDEKKLLEEIDD; encoded by the coding sequence ATGAGCAATGACGCCACACCTCCAGCAGATCCAGCGAAGAAGCCGATACCCGGGGCGGGCTCGTCTCCGGCAGCCGCGGGCCTCAGCGATGATGAAGCAGGGCTCGCTGAGCTCGGCTACAAGCAAGAGCTCAAACGCGGAATGTCGGGGTTCGGCAACTTCGCAGTCTCTTTCTCGATCATCTCGATCCTGGCGGGCTGCATCACTTCCTACAGCATCGCCTTAGGGTCTGGCGGCCCGTCGGCGATCACCATCGGTTGGCCGTTGGTCGGCATCTTCGTCCTCTGTGTCGCATTGGCCATGGCCGAGGTGTGTTCGAAATACCCCACGGCTGGAGGTCTGTACTTTTGGGCCGGACGCCTGGCCAAACGCAACAAACGGCATTGGGCCTGGTATGTCGGGTGGTTCAACTTCCTCGGCGAGGTCGCTGTCACGGCAGCTATCGACTACGGTGCGGCTACCACGATGATGGCTTTTGCGGCGCTGACTTTCGGTGTCGTGCCCACGGCACTCAATACCTTCGGGCTCTTCCTCGTCATCATCGTCATCCACGGCCTGCTCAACACCTTCGGAGTCAACCTCGTCAACCTGCTCTCAGGGGTCTCGGCCTGGTGGCACATCGTCGGTGTCCTCATCATCGTCGGTGCGCTGTGGATCATGCCGACGAAGCACCAGTCGTTCAGCTGGACGATGACGGCCTGGCACAACGAAACCGGATTCACGTTCATGCCGTTCGTGTTCCTCATGGGCCTGCTCATGGCTCAGTACACGTACACCGGCTACGATGCCTCGGCGCACGTGGCTGAGGAGACGAAGAACGCGGCGATCGCTGCTCCGAAGGGCATCGTCATGAGCGTGCTCATCTCGATCATCGGCGGGTGGATCCTGCTCTATTCGATCACCGCGTCCATTCAAGACGGCTCCGAGGCGGGTTTGACCGCGCTCAACGCCACCGAGACCGGACTGCCTCCGGCTCAGGTGTTCCTCGACGCTCTCAACAATCCGACGATGGCGAAGTTCCTGCTCTTCATCGTCTGCGGCGCACAGTTCTTCTGCGGTATGGCATCGGTGACGGCGAACTCGCGGATGAGCTATGCGTTCTCCCGCGATGACGCGATTCCTGGTTCCCGGTGGTGGAAGAAGGTCAACCCACGCACCGGCACTCCGACGAACTCGATCTGGCTGTGCATCGTGCTCTCCACCGTGCTCACGCTGCCGGCATTGTTCAATGAGACCGCGTACCTGGCGGTGACCAGTGTGGCGGTGATCGGACTCTATATCGCCTATGTCGCTCCGGTGCTGCTGCGCAGGCTCAAGGGCAAAGACTTCCAGAACGGACCGTGGAATCTCGGTAAGTGGAGCGGAGTCATCGGTTGGATCGCAGTCGTGTGGGTGATCTTCATCTGCATCCTCTTCGTTCTCCCGCCGAGCCTGCCGATTACCATCTCGACGTTCAACTATTCCCCGGTTGCGGTTCTCGCGGTGGCTCTCATCGCCGTCATCCTCTGGTACGCCCGAGGGAAGAAGCACTTCATGCAGCACCTCGACAAGGATCAGTTGGCCATCGACGAGAAGAAGCTCCTAGAAGAAATCGACGACTAA